The Raphanus sativus cultivar WK10039 chromosome 6, ASM80110v3, whole genome shotgun sequence sequence TAGGAGATGAGATCTGATAATAATTTGAAACATATAATATAGTTCATCTTGTCTTCTCCATGAATAGAAACATAATCATAAcacttctctgttttttttttcttttctttgtgttctttTGATTTATACTATATAGTTGCCCCACCACaaaattctttcttttttctcatGTCTAGATAAGAATCCACTAGAGATTGTTTGTTATAGGAAAGTATATAAGATCAATCTTCAATAACAAGCAAAAATCATGTTACAACTAGGCGTGACTTCATTAACCTTTTTCGAAATCAATTTTGATAACAACATCATCCACACAAATCGTCAGCCGTAATCCTTGAATGCATAGTTCTGAGATTTTActagatttattttaattattgtactAATTGTTGCTTCCTTTTATGTCAAGTCACATATAGAGGAGAAAAAACACTGACACTATCTATTAAAGAGAGCTGTGTAAGAGGCTCCAGGGAGGGGGGGGGGAAGTGATGTAGCATCAGGATAAGATCTTGTCTAAAAGATCCTCTATTTTGTCTGTAACCTGCAGCCTTAACAACAGTAACACCTCTAACTATCTTGTGAACTGAAAACTCTATACTTTTGTACTTGATAGTATCCTAATTTGAACTgtttaatatctcttaaaagAAAAAGGATTTTGAAAacactttatttttttcactACAATAGTTAAACAGTGTTAAGGACCAAAGCAATTAAAAAGAAGCAGCAAAGATAAAGTGACAAAAGAGGGCGTAAGAATAGATCTTGAGAAAGATAAAGAGAGAAAGACCTGTGTAGTTAGGCTTTTAACGGCTTCTTTAGTGTTGGGAGTGGTGCTCCCACGCGCTCCATCTTCGTCTTCATCGTCTCTGTCTGATGTTTTTGTGCAGTTTATGCAAGTAAACATCTTTGCACTCTTCTTTATGCGCTCTGCCCTTTAAGCTCTCTATACACCAGGTAAATAGAGTGTTACAAAACAATACAACTAAAACCACTGCTCATAATAAGgacaatatatatgtataaaagaAAGGAAGAAATGAAATGTTAAGTAATGCTAGAAAATAGTAACCTACAATACAATATCAATAAGAGTAGTGCTTAATTAATTCATCAGATAAGCAAAAAGTTGGTGAAAACATTACATGAACATAGAAGAGAgttatattgtttaaaaatttatactcgACACAATGAGTTgagaattttttaatttttcatacccacaaagattaagaaatcatATTCTTGAAAATATTTCAAGAAATCAAGGAACTCAAATAAAGTTGAGAGGGATACaagttatattaattaaaaacaagCAGTGAAGGTTTCATAATTAGGGGCAATAATCTTGATAAAGACAAAAGTGTTCAAAGATTAACTTGGGGATCAGAGAGGAGAGGGACCccagagaaaaaaataaagtatttcAAAGGATTGTCCAAAGCAGCACCTGATAGATCCAAACTATAGTCTTTctagaataataaaaaatattttgaaatgtgAACATGATAGAGACAAGCAATGgtatcaaaagaaaattataatgaatttagttttaatattttctatagaAAGTGGTCTAAATAGAGAGGCCAAACTGAGTGTGTAAATGCTTTTTTGTGCAGCAATACCAAGCAAAGACCCATTCCCTTGTatatattctctttttatttctcATGCGAGGTGCGAGCCGAAGTGTCTGACatttaaataaacatttttgggtatgaaaattaaaataaatatgtttatagaaatatataattctataagtggtatgaaaaaaaaacaaagttaataTCTCCTGATCCCCTCGTGTCCATCATCTAAAACTgaaagagacagagagacaCACGAATTTATTTACGTGACTGCAACAAAATGGAATCTTTAACAGTCACATGTTTGAAGAAAAACGAAAGAGCTAAAACCAAGAAAATGATAGGACCAATCTAAATgcatgtaaagaaaaaaaatgaataagatagatagattaaGAGAAGAAAGGAGTGTGTCACGAATTACGAAGAAAGGTTATACTAGTAGCTACCTACCTTTTGTATAGATGTCTGCAGGTTAAGCGTGTTTATCTGAAAACTTACTCGAGAGGATTTGCTTTTGTGATGCTATTATTGAGCTCTGTTCCTATAAATAGCCCATCAAAGGCAACAGAGATTTTAGCAGCGTTACAGGGCAGAGAGTAGTAAATGCGGGAGCAAAAGGACGACGtaattgatgatgatgattgatgaatgtcttttatttttttattggagattttaaaaaaaaatcgacaaGTTTTCCTTTATTTCTGTCGAGTAAAAAAGCAAAAGTAAAGTATGAATAGTAGTCAATACCAATGAAACTTTTGAAATGACGAATTTTAACTCAAGTGGTATGGTATTTTTTCCAGGAAACTCTGGTTCTTTGATTACAATGTGGACTAGGCTTAAGGTAATTGATCCACCATTAATGCAGGAGATGGAACAAGACAATGGAATGTAAAGAAAACCAAGACTCAGAAACAGTGAATTAAGATATAACAACAAAGGAGAATGCAAGTTTTATACATACCTTAGCTCGGTTTAGCGATGAGCAAGAATCGGAGAAGAAATTACAGACGGAACTTAACTATTTGACCGGATCATTCCATCTTCTTGGagcaaaatcaaataaaaatctgaaaatatttgTCACTCTCTTGGAGCAAAGTTACtccaaatgaaaaaaatatcaagatgGAGAAAGAGAGCAGCAATATTCTCTTCTTGGAGCCGCCTAcctttaaatatttgaatagacaaaaaaataaattccaAAATCCGGGGCGAGAATCCGGGTAAGCGGGTTACCCGGGAACTGGTACGGAGCTCCggtttttgttttaaagaaaGATGACggagagacagagagaagaCGGACCGTGGGTCATTTATATAAGTGGAGAAAAAATAGGTACTTGACGGCGTTTATGTTCTTTTGCCGTGAGTTGACGGAGACACCTTTTGAGTAGTAACGATGAAATTTGGTCTCGAGAAGAGATGGCAGCGAGGGCCCATGGTGTTTTGCCGGTGACggagaaaagagagagatagaggaTCTCTTACGTGACCAGGAAGTAGGTTACGTGGCTATCTCTAACTGGCTAGTGTTGGTTTAAACGGGTCGGGTTACGGTTCTCACGAATCATAAGACTTTGACAGGCCCAGGGAACGGTCGCATCACATTGGTCTTTTTTGTTCGTCTCttcattcaattttttttctctttttttttactttattttattaaagctagtttttttgttcaaaagCTAATTTAAAACCGATTGTATCATTAAAAAGTTCATTAAACAGATTTTAAAGATGTTAcaaaaacaatgaaaatttaaagtaaaattaactattttctGCATCAGAAACTAGGTAAGACAAACATCTTTAGTGACAAATAGTATAacttatttttgtctttttgacacattattaattttatttcaaagttAATATTCGAAACAAATTAAAGATAAGAGTTTATAATGACAGAATGGTCAGTCTTCGCATTTCGCATGGCAAAAAATTAACGATGTAAAGACTTCTTCTCTCAATTTACAATCCAACATGTTCTAAAAGCAAAGAACATAACAATAGACAAACTTATACTAGATGTTTGAAGTTCTCTCTAATATACAATATGTTGGTCATGTAAACATCAGTTTGGATTTATGAATTGTTGAGTAGTTGAAAATAGCTTTGTTACTGTTAAAGAATAGCTTTGTTACTGTTGAAGAATAAACGCTATCATTCAAAACAACCAAATAGACTAGAAttgactaaaatttaaatatcactGTTTAAGTATAAgcaaataaaacttaataaattttggAATTAAATAGAGAGAAATATATGATGCCAAAAAAATAGAGAGAAATTATATAAGGTAAAAAGAAACTATCATCTTTGTGTCCAAGCCTAGTCTGTTGAGTGGTTGAAAATAGCTTAGTCTGTTGAAGAATAAAATCTATCACTCAAAACACAAACCAAATAGACTAGAGAGAAATATCCCCTTAGTATTAATAGAGGAGCAATTAAAAAGAACAACCTTTAAAGAGTAGAATTATTACCATGTTGCCATTTTGCATAGGTGTCTTCCTCACAATACACCTCAGCCTTCCTATGCATTAATCCTTAAATTACTAGATTATTTACATCAATTGCCATTGGTATGTCACAAATTTACAGCATGATTTTTCATTACATTTTGACTATAATTACTGATTTTTGTTCTTGATGACCTAATCTATGGAACGTAGTGGTAACTGAAACCAAATTAATGATTGATAGCTAACTATTTCTATAATTACGACCATGATTTATTCAAAATGTAAATGTTAATGTGTCTCGCTCTCTCTCTAAAATGTTAAcgtttttggtttaaatttttacaatacgaaaatgcaattaatattcCACCATCTAGAAGTCTTTTGGTTCTGGTCCACAATTTgtattctataataaaaaataaaaaatcaatattaaaatgtTAGATTAGTGGTTTACATCTTAATTTAATTTACCGGTTTTCTCAAGTGAGAGTAATGTATATTAGTATTTTCGGGATTTTAGAAGATcataattttattgaattaaaCATTCAGGAAGCATATTATTGGATTACACCACACAAATACTTAAACATGTAACTGTTCATTTTATTGAATTAAACATTCAGGAAgcgcaggtcttatcctagCAGTATTGGCAAATTAATTGGAGAGATGGTAATATTTAATACttattgtataaaataatatttcaaccctatatatactttaattataataacacatttttgtatttttttgcaAGGTCGCTTCAAGAAGCTTACTAACATTGATGGATTTTCAAAAGTTGTTTTTGAACCAAACGGTGTTCCAGAAATCGATGCTTTCAAGAagaggtattatatttaatttctatgcctttcttaattaaatttgtaaatagtCATACTACTAACCTTTGTTTGTTCTCTTTATAGGATTGCAGACAATGGAGTTTAATTTCTATAAGtggcgattttttttttttaatgtttttcttatttttttgcgctccttttctgttttattattaatagtacTTTAAtgtcttatttatgtttttaaaaatattattcagcATTTATTTTATGTCAACAATTATGTCTTATAAGTTTCAAGTGAATGACCCATTTCAAACTTGAGATagattcttatattttaaaacaaatacaaatccataaagtaatcttattttaatccaatatgtcgatcctcgacttttcaacataagacatgatgtttgttatttgtatcttctaatgcatatattcgtgttatcattgtctcacttttatcatattttacatattcatactatacatgtatattaacaatttaaaatatattacgtacgtaaaataatttattaattttttcactccgcgcaaggcgcggatcatATCCTAGTAAgcaaataaaacttaataaattttaataagtaGGGCCACTAAATAAGATATTTGCTGGAATAAAATAGAGAGAAATTATAtaggtaaaaaaaaactattatctTTGTGTCCAAGCCTAAAACATGATTATACATTGACTAACCAGACGATAGTAACAGTTTTACTGTAGTAAAAGGCcgtaaaaacaaataaaaagctCTTTTAAGTCTCCTTGTGACCCAAGAAACCGTGTATAGATTCTACTTGCTTCTTTGGAGTCTGTCTCTTGCGGGGTGGTGGTCACAGCATCAGACAGGAGGATGATCTTCTTCTGGTGTCTGTGGAGGAACTGGTTTCCAACCAGGTTTCTCGTCCCAGTACATATCGTAGTAAATATGCCCCGGAGTCTTGTTCTCCTCACAACACCATATCCCCACATACCTCTTTACCCGTCTTCTGAATCTCTCTTCTCTCCCCTGCACACAACAAACCACATATTGTTATCTCAGATCAGATTCTAAATTTCTGAGTATTTCACGGTTCAAAAGATCTACATACCTTGTCAGAGAATCCTGCGAAAGCATCTTCAACTGAAGAGAACTTGATCACTTTGACATCGTTGAAGGAAGAGAAAATCGCCTTGAACTGAGGTGtgaccacaaaaaaaaaacaaagcaatgAGGCTAAAAGCCAACCCATAGCAATAGACAGCGAAACAAATCTTTAGTTACCGTATCCTCATTGCTTCTCTTTGGGAACTTGAGAACCCCAGAGGAGCTTGTGATATTCGATGCCTCGCATCCTTCTTTTCCTTCTTGACAAAGCTGAACATCAAGCCATGACTCTTTAACCTGTAACAACATGCCACTTATGAAATGATTGattagaaaaaaagaacaatatcTAGGAAGTTCTGATATTACTTGTTTTGGTAATGATGGGTTGTCTAGGAAAGAGTATTCTCTGATACCAATCCCAGGGCCAAACTCATCTTCCGGTACCTCCTTTAGCATGATATTGACCTGTAATTGAAAATCCTTCAGAGTGTTATGAGGCAGTTTCAGAGAAAGAAAGAACCAGATGATAATATTGACATGCTGCAACGATGTTACCTCAAAGACATGATCAAGAGGGCAGATGAAAGGTTGCCGGGTCATAGATCCCTCAAGAGTACCAGGATGTCCAAACCAAAGCCTATCTAACCTGCACCATATTGGTGGCATCACCTGAAAACATTATAAAAGAGACAAATCCAGATAAACGTAAGTAAGAACCAATCAAATATCACCACTAAATATGCATTTAACCTGTTGAATAAACTCACCAGCGTACGGTTTAGTAGAGACGCAATGGCTAAAGCTGATCTGATCTGTTTCATCTGTCAAAATGTACCAAAAGGTAGATGTAATAATTAGAAGGTGATCATCAAATTAACATATAGCTCACCAAGGATGATGTTAGGTTAGTATATGCATACTTGGTGGTTAACGAGGGTAAAGTGTGATTCAATTGTATGCTTCCCGTCTAGTAACAAGCTCTTTGGAATAGATGGTTTGAACGAAATGAAACCTCCTGCATTGTGACAACATTGGTTTTGGCTTTTTCCCAGTCAACAAGATTAATggtcttttttattttttacctgGTGCATCGTAATACTCTGGTTGATCAAAGAAAACCATCCCTTCTCGAAGCCTGTGGCGTTTTCCTTCAGTACCAGCATACTGGAATGTTGTATGCAAAGCATATGGTTCTAGCCTGAGCTGTTGATACATAGCCTTACAAATACAAAAACGAGGAAGTAAACTATTAGAGTTTAAACCtaccacacaaaaaaaacaagaacttgCATGTAGAGAGAGAAAAGATACCTGAACAAAGTAAGTGTGACCACTGCAGAAGATGCTAGCCGGCAAAATCCCAACCTTGAGATTCCCATCATAAGCATAGAAAAGTCCACTCTCACCATCCACAGATGGACCTAGCTGTTTCCGAACAATCTCGTTGAAACCATTTTGATCCCAAACCTTATCGTCTGCTAACAGCATTTCTTTCCATTCTTTTGCCAACTTTTTTGCAGATTCTGTTGGCCGCCAATGGAATATTCCTATGTTGTAGGCAGCACCAACTtgttgccatatgtccaaactgTCATCTACCACTGTAGGCACAACTTGGTCGCTTGATGTCAAAACATCAGCTTCCGGGTACCGAGCCAAATAAGGGAGAGGGTTCTGTCACATAAACCAACTATCAGAAGGAGAGTCTTTGAAggaagttttttttaattgtgagTTGAATTAGTACCTTGAGCCAGACCATGTCAGTGTCACACATTAGAAGCTCGTAACCAAAAGGCAAGACAGAGTCGATGAGAATAACTTTCTCTCTTCCCATTTTGTGAAACGTAGGGGAGCCCCAGCCAACATCCACTGTGCTCATATGGCTTCCCATGTCAAACACCGGAACGCCTTTCCAGTACAGTGCCTCTAATAACTTTGTATCCATCGCACCTATAAATAATCCATCCCCACATAACATAAAAATTACTAACCTACAGAATGAGACATAGATATTATTagtaagtgaaaaaaaaaaaaaaaactcaccaaCAAGAAGATTGGAGATATCTAAATCAGTCAAGTGTTTAACCCAAGTCAAGATGAAATCCATAAAAGCATAGTTCCCAAAGGTGACTATTATGACATTGTCCTTAACTCTTTCCCCAAACAACTCTTTCGTCAGTTTAAATGTCTCAAGAGGTGGCATCTTCTTGTCTCGAGGAGGAGACACCCAGATATCCCCCAAGGATTTGCCTTGATCTTCCTCCGGTGATGGCTGTGGCAGTGCCcgttgtggtggtggtggtggtccaACTGGTGTCTGAAACGTTGCGTTTTCTTGCGGAAGCTGGTGGATTCGGCCAGCAGCTACATATAATAAAACCAAGAAAACTTTAAGCTTCTTTCTGCTGCTTAGTGAGATTGATGGTATGATCAAGCAAAGCTTATCTAGCCTTAATACCATATGAACATTAAAatggcaaaaaaaaactagacctttaaaaaaaaaaagacaaaaactttATCATGCTAGTAAATGTAGATCCAAGTACATTAGTGAAGGGATACAAAAAGCTACGATGAGAATCAACTAAAAGTGATACAAAAGTCAAAACTTTGTAGCAAAATGAACATTGAGGTTTAAAAGGTCAACGGTGAGCTCGAATCAcgatcagaagaagaagaagaagcaatgaaTTAGAGAACCTAAGCTCCCTAAATCTCACGTATACTAACGAAATCAAGCAGACCCATAACGAAAGTTTTCAACTTTAAATCGATTTCGAAGCAGAGGGAGAGGAGAGCGAGTGGGTGTTGGCTTCTTACTGaggagaggaggagaagagagcCAGGAGGTGGAGGCATTGGTGGGAGAGTAAATGGCGGAGAAGACGTAGAAGGAAGAGACGAGGACTCCGATGATGACCGTCGCGTAGATCGTCACGAACAGAGGCTTCGAATTCGTCGCCTCCCGAAACCCATTTCGCCAACCTTCCACCATTCCCTCCTCctctgaaaattttgaaatcgtCTTTCTTTCTCAATTCTCCATTATTACAGAACAAAGCTTTATTCGTTTTTGGGTTTTGTCTTCTTCGATCGTTAGGTAGGAGCTGGTCAACTTTGTTTTCGGCGTCTTCTCTTCTCCAGCCTCCTCGctcataatcaaaatctattgttatttaCTGTTGAATCATTattagtttgtttctttgtttgtttattagTATTAAAAACTTGATCATTGAACAATGAGTCCCCACACAAGTAATGCCAACATAGTGGACATGTGTAGATATgtacataaattttattatatttcttactcaaatacattaattttattatatttcttactcaaatacatacattttaaacattgtttattataaattttctctctgcagttttttttttcttttctggttcACATCTTTCTTGAATCTTGGAAGTTAAAAATTTAGGATGTTCAGAGAGAGATAATTGGGAAAATTCAAATCCAAAAAACACTAATTATGACACAGTTTCAGGCTTCAGATTTAATGGGCTAGCATACACCGTAATTGACTTATGGCCCATTTtataagattaaaatataacttaagCCCGACAGTATCTAATAACTCTGTTTATAGTTTGAGGCTCTTTTAGTTTTCCTATATCTGTGACTCTATCAGGATCATGGCTCTCCAAGAAAGATTACATTAAGCAATGGAACTTTAAattttgagaagaaaaaaaaattgattctatCCTGAAGTTCGCAGTTGAATTTCTAAGGATGATCGCAAAATGATTGTTCATAGATTTGTTCTTAACAATAACTGATAGAATAGCGCATGTCAATATGATTTGTCTCGCTAATATCCACCTAAAATCAACAAAACCTGCATGATTTATAGTTTGGTTTAAGTTGACTCCACTATTCTCAGaactataatataaaatctGATATGATTTTGACATGGCTACATGGTATCTCTCAGCAAACAATCATGTACATGCGATTGTATTCATGATCATTTATCTACACAAATATATTCACACACAAAAATCtacataatgtttttttataatctcTCATTCATGTTGTACATCTGGATAGGCTTCATAGATCCATCAGAAGAGTAGGTAATCAGATTCAAATGATCATATTCAGACTGACACTAACCATCACATTTCAATGGGTACTATAATAAACACTAGAGTTTGATCCGCCCTTTCAAAGGACggataagatttttttttgtcatcatcctATGTATTGATCTTCTTCATTAGTTAAATGTTTGAGATTGGTTTAgtcaataaatttattaacccaactttttattcatcaatatgtttaaatataatgtttggtttttgattttggttttaggttgtttttctttttgaatttcggttttagtttgattataatttttttcttttttggttcaaCAGATATATAAACCGTTcagttatttatgaaaataacttAATATAATTATACTTGTGTTTACCAGACCCGGATCTATGGGCTTAGTTTTTTTCccaaaaatttatttactgaaaattagaaatttcatacatgtatttttatttaaattttttttatagatacataaattaaaattaataaatagaatttgtttaaaataagataaatcatttataaaccctgtcattattatttttacttatatttaaaactgtaaattatagtaaaaatatttttaatttttatatttgtaaaaaattattttattattatatacataaaatatacttcattCAACCTGTATCATACTTTAtcgaattattttttaatactcaaatttaaatatgtaattatttcttattttatatatcttactttaatattttattttaatacattGAAGTATGTGGTAAACTTCATGAATGTGTgttattctttaattttatgatttataaaaaatttaataaattaattaagttactttatatttatcagtttatgtattaatttaattatgaatataaacgggactattatttttattctataatgaaagaattaataattgtttataatttatttaatattaattacgattttttattatttaaaaataaatattaaaaagaaattttgtttaatataacGCATATGCATATTGTCTGTTATGCAGTTGAACAAAGAAGTCAGAAAAATTGATAACATTTTTGTAACGGTCGGCCGCCTACCTCTAACAGGTAGGTCCTCCAGGCCTTCTGATTCGGTTTGTGGGCTTTATTTCGTGTGTAATAGTGTGTTAATTTTCAGAAgttcaaaacatatattttttttttgatataaagaagttcaaaatatttttttttttgaagaacaGGCTTTCAAGAagttcaaaatatttgtttacacaaTATCGTGAATAATTTCATAACATAACAGATCAGTTATTTTTCCATTACTTCACTCCAAACATATTTAGTTTTGGAGTTTCTTTTATGCGTAACCAAAAGTAAGTTTATTTTAGTGATATAAATATCGAAATTAATTCTTATAAACCTGTCAACGTACTATAAGAATATGTCCACTAAAATTATAAACCTTTCAACATACGATAAGAATACTATAAAATGGTAACATCAAAATATGATTCAAGGGCTTACTGAACTAATTAGCACTATGAAGTGCTTTTATAGTTAAAAGCgtctaaaataaaagaaaaccctTAAAAAGAAAGATTCTTGTGTGCACAACATAATTTTACATTCTATATGAACAACTAGAATATTGAAACCAACTTTTTGTcagaattttataatatttgatattcatattgaaatattatattaacacaaatgtttttttgactaaatattAACACAAATGTTTTACTGttaattaaactatttttgttagaattaaactaaaacatttttttgacaAGTAATTAAACTAAAACATAGTTGCACCAACTTGTTAATAACCTAGTACAAGTTCCATTTATGTATCATATCATTACTAACCTTTTGCTATATCAACTTCAAAGAAAAAGCGTTGTCCTACGTCCATCTCGATCCACGATAGTTAAACTAAAATATCTTCTTTTTCAACCCTAGTTTATATGACCAGTTGTATTGAACAGCAGGTACCAAATGGTATACAAACAAGTTGGCATTTTAAACATTAAGGAACAAAATAATTGAATCGCATTATAactcaattataaaatataatcactGAAACCAGAAActtgtaaattaaataaaccaaaagtggAGCTGTAAAAAagctgaacaaaaaaaaagtaactatTAAAACATATAGAGTTTCCATATTCtagctataaaaataaaacagcaAAATGAATAATATCAATTCTTAGgtttttacttcttcttctaTTAAATTACCCTATAATAAAACCCCCTTACtataaatattatgtatttGGCAGaatacttcttcttttttgaaaatgtgaATATGCCGTCTCtatcatgtatatatttttattaattcaacTACTAGCTAGTGTTCTTTTTAGTATTGATGGTAAATTCTCGTTCATgtatcattttatatttttatatgcttGTTGTATAACCacgatatttatttatttttggtaaaaaaacaTGATATTCATGTTATACGAGTCCTTTCAAACATCTACACAAGT is a genomic window containing:
- the LOC108813525 gene encoding arabinosyltransferase XEG113; protein product: MVEGWRNGFREATNSKPLFVTIYATVIIGVLVSSFYVFSAIYSPTNASTSWLSSPPLLTAGRIHQLPQENATFQTPVGPPPPPQRALPQPSPEEDQGKSLGDIWVSPPRDKKMPPLETFKLTKELFGERVKDNVIIVTFGNYAFMDFILTWVKHLTDLDISNLLVGAMDTKLLEALYWKGVPVFDMGSHMSTVDVGWGSPTFHKMGREKVILIDSVLPFGYELLMCDTDMVWLKNPLPYLARYPEADVLTSSDQVVPTVVDDSLDIWQQVGAAYNIGIFHWRPTESAKKLAKEWKEMLLADDKVWDQNGFNEIVRKQLGPSVDGESGLFYAYDGNLKVGILPASIFCSGHTYFVQAMYQQLRLEPYALHTTFQYAGTEGKRHRLREGMVFFDQPEYYDAPGGFISFKPSIPKSLLLDGKHTIESHFTLVNHQMKQIRSALAIASLLNRTLVMPPIWCRLDRLWFGHPGTLEGSMTRQPFICPLDHVFEVNIMLKEVPEDEFGPGIGIREYSFLDNPSLPKQVKESWLDVQLCQEGKEGCEASNITSSSGVLKFPKRSNEDTFKAIFSSFNDVKVIKFSSVEDAFAGFSDKGREERFRRRVKRYVGIWCCEENKTPGHIYYDMYWDEKPGWKPVPPQTPEEDHPPV